In Mangifera indica cultivar Alphonso chromosome 1, CATAS_Mindica_2.1, whole genome shotgun sequence, a single genomic region encodes these proteins:
- the LOC123226852 gene encoding vacuolar protein sorting-associated protein 26A-like → MNYIIGAFKPACNISITFTDGKTRKQVPQKKENGHTVMVPLFQSQENISGKVSIEPAQGKKVEHNGVKIELLGQIEMHFDRGNFYDFTSLVRELDVPGEIYERKTYPFEFSTVEMPYETYNGVNVRLRYVLKVTLSRGYGGSIVEYQDFVVHNYTPVPSINNSIKMEVGIEDCLHIEFEYNKSKYHLKDVIIGKIYFLLVRIKIKNMDLEIRRRESTGSGANTHVETETLAKFELMDGAPVRGESIPIRLFLSPYELTPTHRNINNKFSVKYYLNLVLVDEEDRRYFKQQEITIYRLQETS, encoded by the exons ATG AATTACATTATTGGAGCTTTCAAACCGGCGTGTAATATTTCAATTACGTTTACTGACGGGAAGACTCGCAAGCAG GTTCCACAGAAGAAGGAAAATGGTCATACCGTTATGGTTCCACTTTTTCAAAGTCAAGAAAATATTTCTGGCAAG GTCTCCATAGAACCAGCTCAAGGGAAAAAGGTTGAACACAATGGTGTGAAAATTGAGCTGCTTGGTCAGATAG AGATGCATTTTGACAGAGGCAACTTTTATGATTTTACTTCCCTTG TACGTGAGTTGGATGTTCCTGGAGAAatatatgaaagaaaaacatATCCCTTTGAGTTTTCTACAGTTGAAATGCCATATGAGACATACAATGGAGTCAATGTGAGGCTAAG GTATGTCTTGAAAGTGACTCTCAGCCGTGGTTATGGTGGAAGCATAGTTGAATACCAAGATTTCGTG GTTCATAACTATACCCCAGTTCCATCAATTAACAATAGTATCAAG ATGGAGGTTGGAATTGAAGATTGCCTACACATCGAGTTTGAATACAATAAAAGCAA GTATCATTTAAAAGACGTTATTATTGGTaagatatattttcttcttgtaagaattaaaattaagaatatggATCTTGAGATTAGGCGCAGAGAATCAACTGGTTCAGGGGCCAATACACATGTTGAAACTGAGACGCTAGCTAAATTTGAGTTGATGGACGGTGCTCCTGTCAGAG GTGAATCAATACCAATCAGACTGTTTCTTAGCCCTTATGAGCTGACGCCAACTCATCgcaatattaacaataaattcagCGTGAAGTATTATTTGAACCTTGTTCTAGTTGATGAAGAGGACCGTCGGTATTTTAAGCAGCAGGAAATTACGATTTACCGGCTACAAGAAACTTCCTAA